The Synechococcus sp. RS9916 DNA segment CGGACCCAGGTGGCTTCGTCCTCGCGCAGCGTGATTCTGCGCAACTGACGGTTTTGCAACACGATCAGATCGAAACTGCCGCGCAGCACCATCAGTTGATCGGTTTGCCTGCGGTGGCAGAACAATTGGGGTTGTTCTGATGGGGGCACTTCAGCGATCAGGGTTGCATCGCTTGGCAAGGGGTCGCTGAAAAAGGCCACGCCGGCCTGAAGGCCGGATCGGGGCAGAATTTCAACACATCGATGGCTCAACATCGCCTTAATGGTCAAGTGATCGCACCATCGCGAAACGCTCTTTGCGTCAGGCGTGTTGGTTGGTACGAAAGCAGGCTGCTGTCAGCAAGAGCTGATCGTTGCTCTTTGGTGATGGGTGATTGGAAACCTGCGCGATGGCCTCAGTCAGAGGTTCTGCTTGTCTCGGTGATTTCTCGCACTCGGATGTCGGCCTCAGCCTGTGGTGGCGCTCACCGATGGTTGTGGCGTTATTCACGGCAGGCTCAAGGTCGTGCCGCCGCCAATGCTGGGGCTCTGATTGAGCTTGTTGCTGGCCGAACTTCTAGCGACTCGCTTCAAGACAACAAAAAGGAGCCCCTACTTCGGCAGGGGCTCCTTTTTGTTGTCTTGCTGGAATTGGATCAAAGACCAAGGAATTTGGCAGGAATGCTATCCAAGCTGTTGTTTCCCATCATTTGGAAAATAATGTTGGTGAGCATCCCCCCTAGGTGGATAGCTCCAACCAGTGCCAAGCCTCTCCAGAGCTTTTCGAAAGCTGCTGGCGGCTGATTGTTAACCCAAGTTCCGGATTCGTTGGCCATTCGGTCCGTTGAGAGTTCGTTGATCCTGGCCCAAGAGGGGGTTCGGGTCCAGCATTCGTCACTGAGATTCATGGCCGTATGGGTGGCGCCAGCGGCCTGGAGTGCTGAGCCTCATGGGAACGCCCCAGAACAGGGGCTGGGCTCTCGGATCTCTTTGGCCCTGATGCAAGGGATCGCCAGGTGGTTGGCCTCAGCCTGTGATCGCCTTCACGTCAGGAGCTGGGGTTGATGGTGCCGTTTAGCGCTTGCGTCGCCAGGTTTCAGTAGAGCCATCGGCCCCTTTGAGCTCGATGCTGTTTCCTGAGGCGGAAACGTGGCCTTCAATGCTCGATCCACTCCGGTCGGTGTAGGTGAAGCGGTCAGTGCTCGACCACTGGGCTGTGGTGTCAAATC contains these protein-coding regions:
- a CDS encoding cupin domain-containing protein — encoded protein: MAFFSDPLPSDATLIAEVPPSEQPQLFCHRRQTDQLMVLRGSFDLIVLQNRQLRRITLREDEATWVRIPAGVPHGAINRSCQSVVIVNAVLQHGPSDPRDYLPRPVPRSLLTQWEALIAGNR